Sequence from the Phragmites australis chromosome 6, lpPhrAust1.1, whole genome shotgun sequence genome:
CACTTTTATCAACATCAATTGCATCAAACTGATCCTTCAGATCCGCTAGCTCTTCCTCATTGAGCGTACTCGCTAAAGCCTGAACATGCCACAAGACAATACTTTAAGGAACATAATGAGcaaatgataaaaataattctGTGACCACAATTATTACCCTAAGTGCAAATTGCTTAAAACGGCTGTACTTGACAAACTGACGCATGTTGGATAACACAGATATGTCAACAGGGATCTCGGatgcttctcctccttctctaaCCCATGGATGTGCTAAACATATCAAGAATAATCAGAATCAGTAAAGCTGACAGATCGACAAATGATGAGCGCTTCACTACTTTTTCTACATAATCTAGACAACACAATGCCAAAATGTCAAAAGTTCAGttacaataattaattattattctTTGAACCATAAGATTGCTGCTATATAACAGCACACGTTAACACACTATATCTTTCTGTTATCAAATAGTTATCCATGATCACAGGGAGAAAAGTACAACAATAAACCTACAATACTTTAGCTCATTAAAATATTACAGGGAACTGAATAACTTACGAgtgtatatttattttatgtGACTTCTGAAACTGGAATGCAGCATCTTATATCCTAAAAGTTTATATGATTTTCTCTTAATAATTTAAATATGTCCGAATAATTTGCTATGCAAGATAGAACGGTCATATGCCTTTTCATATTCACATTGTCATCATTGTAGATTGAAGGCATATTGTATGTACAATTGTTTTTTTGGTCGCAAGCTGTATCTGTGTTCTAAGTTCTCACATAGAAAAGAAGGCATGGTTTAATAGCAACTCTGAGCACCATGCCTAGGGTATTAAATAACTGAAATTATCTTTAaacttacagagagcttgagcaGCTGTTAGTCTTGCCCTTGGGTTCTTCACTAGTAACCTCTTAACAAAATCTTTAGCGCCTGGACTGATGCTCGACCAAGGCCTCTTACGAAAATCAGGCTTGTTCCTTAGAACCTAATTATAAGAAGTGAATAGAATGAAGATCACATACACCATTACATCATGTCCTTGCTGATTAAAATGCACAAAGATATTTAAATCGCAAGAAAAATGATGGCAGGTGGTAGATGGAAAAAGGAAACTATATTGCTTAACAGCTTTTACAGGCTGAATGTAACATCGAACATCCCTGTATGTTTGTTTTCCAAATTAACTAGAAAAGTGGCATTCCATCATATGGTATCAAGAGATAATTGGGAAAAAAAGCAAGATTTTTTGTTTATTCAGTGACACTTAGAATATTAAGACAGAATCAGTAGGTAACAGTAACGTAGTTTGACTGAGACAATGATCTCAAAGGTAGCATACTAGTATAAACAAGTGAGCCAGCTGTCTGGAGCTAATGCAACTTGCCATGTCCGAAGCTAATTCAAGGATTCAAAATTCCCAGTTGCTACGCCAATGGCTATGCATCTTCAGACCTCAAGTTGACTAGAAGGGGACGCCCTTTTTACTACTTACTCATATCTTGGGTGCACCATAAAGAAATTTGTGCGACGCTGCACATTACATATATAAAAGATGGTGGGTAACTGGGTATTGTAAAACTGAACAACCGCATAAAGTGACACTCTAGCAGCTAGTACAGAAATCACTGAAGGGCAACTGACCAAATAGATAATTGCCTTACTGCGTTAAAAAGATAGTAAATTATGTTGCCCGGCATCAACAAATGGTTAACAGGGTAATACTGTTATATTGTGCAGAAACAAAATGCAGATAACACTGTCAGCACACTGAAAACACTAGGCACTGGCATGGCATTCTCACCAAGCGCATTTTATATGTAAGCACATGGTATGCAACAGTTGTCAACTTACCTCCTTGAATATACCGTCTTCTGTCTTGTCCCAAAAAGGTCGCCTCCCACAGAGCAAAATGTAGGTTATAACTCCTATGCTCCAAACATCTGATTCAGGGCCAGACCGCCGTTTCAATACTTCTGGTGCAACATAATAGGCACTGCCGACAATATCATGGAACTTCTTCCCTACAGCCATGCATTTTAAACAATGTATTGGTCAGATAAACTGCAGACTTGTCATGTCACGTTCCAGTCAGATGCAACAGTTAGCATATATATAAGATGTACAAGAGCAAAGGACCTCAAGCAGGTACCTGGCTTTATGAAGTCAGACAAACCAAAATCTGTTACCTTTAGCGGCGAATCCTCCTTATTTGATTTGAAAAGGAAGTTCTGGGAAGGAAAATAGGTACAGTCTTACATGACCTGAGAAGTAGTGACTAGTGAAATATCACCAAATGCATACTATGTGCAAAGAGATTGAAAGTGTTCTATTTCTACCTCAGGCTTCATATCTCGATGAACTAACCCACGAAGATGACACCCAGCAGCCACCTTGAGCATTTGGCGAACTACCACCGCAGCATCTTTCTCACTATAACGGCTATTTTTTCTGTGCAAAGGAAAATGTCATTTAAGTAATGGACCTTGTACCAGCAACCagaaatcaaacaaaacagacaAACGAAATCAAGCAATCTGATCTTACAACACAAAAGTCTAGAAATCTAATGACACAAAGAGAGAGATACATGAAACAAGAGATGGAGAATCTATCTGATCTTACTTTGCCAAAATCCGGTCTAATAGTTCACCACCCTCACATAGTCTGCAAAAATTGAAGAGGGTAAGAGTTGGTTCTGGAGCATAGGAACATTGATTTGAAATCACATGATCATGTATGCCCTTCTTAGCTATATTTCAGAAGAAAGAAGCTACTAGGTCTTGACTATCGGTGAGTGTGGTAGATGATGCTATATACAGTAAGAAGTGCATCAAGTTGACAACATGGCGTACAACAAGGCAATGAAACTACAGAATGTGATATAGTTCtgaatattcaaattcaaaatgtAGATTTGATAGAACAGACTATACATCCATCAATTATGAAAAATGAACAAAGAACACAACTGGTATAGCCATAGGGTGGTtaatatttaggatttttttgtTTGGGATTTGGAAACAAGATACATATGGTGGCTGTTAAAACTATAGCAAACGGTCACTGTAAAATCTGCACAACATCAAATACTAGATTTAAATAAAACAAGGCTGTTGGGTAAGTGTTCAATTCATTGGTATGTTCCATAGTTAGCTGACACCAATAGCAGGAGCTAGTATGGCACTACTTACTCCATCACAATATACACGTATGAATCATCCTCAAATGCACTGTAGAAGTGAACAATATTCTCATGTCCTTTGAGTTCTTTAAGAATCTTCACTTCTCTTTTCACATCCTCCACGGCAACATGACGTTTCATCTGTTATAAAAAATCGTAATGTTAATTGCCTCAAATCACATTCTGTAGATGACATCGGGTAGACAATAAGTAAAGGCAATAAGGCATAATAGTACATGGAAATCATCTGACGCTCCAACTGCCTACTTGGATGAATAAAGGTTGAACGACACAACAGCTGGACAGGATTAGATTATGATTTGTCAAATTCAATGTCTTTACTCTATTGTTTTCTTAGTATCCCAATGCGTCCTGATCTAATTGAATTTAAACAGATTATAATAATCTAATTATGCAAATTTGTTGATGCATAATTGATTATTTTTGCCACATTCAACGATGACCACTtggtgagaaaaatataaaattgtCATCTGTGTGCAACCTTGAGGCCAACATCTCCAAGAGAAGCACCAGATTAACCCAACAATGCAAATCTTGCAGCCTAAACCACTTAAAAAGCTATGTATAAATCATAGTCACAAAAGATGT
This genomic interval carries:
- the LOC133922760 gene encoding calcium-dependent protein kinase 4-like isoform X2; translated protein: MGACISSSPASADDAGERWSSKEEKRKKRRGGASPEGGSKGPVVPVEFGYERDFEARYEVGRLLGHGQFGYTFAATDRGSGDRVAVKRIDKAKMKRHVAVEDVKREVKILKELKGHENIVHFYSAFEDDSYVYIVMELCEGGELLDRILAKKNSRYSEKDAAVVVRQMLKVAAGCHLRGLVHRDMKPENFLFKSNKEDSPLKVTDFGLSDFIKPGKKFHDIVGSAYYVAPEVLKRRSGPESDVWSIGVITYILLCGRRPFWDKTEDGIFKEVLRNKPDFRKRPWSSISPGAKDFVKRLLVKNPRARLTAAQALSHPWVREGGEASEIPVDISVLSNMRQFVKYSRFKQFALRALASTLNEEELADLKDQFDAIDVDKSGSISIEEMRHALAKDLPWRLKGPRVLEIIQAIDSNTDGLVDFKEFVAATLHIHQMAELDSERWGLRCQAAFSKFDLDGDGYITPEELRMHTGLKGSIEPLLEEADIDKDGRISLSEFRKLLRTASMSNIPSPRGVPNPQAL
- the LOC133922760 gene encoding calcium-dependent protein kinase 4-like isoform X1, producing MGACISSSPASADDAGERWSSKEEKRKKRRGGASPEGGSKGPVVPVEFGYERDFEARYEVGRLLGHGQFGYTFAATDRGSGDRVAVKRIDKAKMKRHVAVEDVKREVKILKELKGHENIVHFYSAFEDDSYVYIVMELCEGGELLDRILAKKNSRYSEKDAAVVVRQMLKVAAGCHLRGLVHRDMKPENFLFKSNKEDSPLKVTDFGLSDFIKPGKKFHDIVGSAYYVAPEVLKRRSGPESDVWSIGVITYILLCGRRPFWDKTEDGIFKEVLRNKPDFRKRPWSSISPGAKDFVKRLLVKNPRARLTAAQALSHPWVREGGEASEIPVDISVLSNMRQFVKYSRFKQFALRALASTLNEEELADLKDQFDAIDVDKSGSISIEEMRHALAKDLPWRLKGPRVLEIIQAIDSNTDGLVDFKEFVAATLHIHQMAELDSERWGLRCQAAFSKFDLDGDGYITPEELRMMQHTGLKGSIEPLLEEADIDKDGRISLSEFRKLLRTASMSNIPSPRGVPNPQAL